A window of Salvia splendens isolate huo1 chromosome 8, SspV2, whole genome shotgun sequence genomic DNA:
GGATGGTTTGCTGGAACTTTCGATCAATGATAACAAGTTATCAGGTTCTTTGCCGAGTAGTGTAGTGAATCTTGGGCAATTGGTGAAGCTTGATATTCACAACAATGGATTATCTGGTGAAATCCCTAGTGGGATTCAATCTTTGAAGAGGCTAAATGAGCTCAATTTGGCAAATAATGGATTTTCAGGGAACATTCCGAATGAGATTGGGGATTTAAGTGTACTTAACTATCTAGATTTTTCTGGAAATAAGTTTTCTGGCGAAATCCCTGTTGGGTTGCAGAACCTGAAGCTTAATCTCCTCGATTTGTCGAATAATCGCCTTTCTGGTGATATTCCGGCCATGTACGCCAAGGAAGTGTACAAAGATAGCTTCTTGGGGAATCCAGGATTGTGTGGAGACATTGATGGTCTCTGCAATGGAAAAGGTGGAATCCAGGAAATGGGGTATGTATGGTTGTTGAGATCAATCTTCATAGTTGCTGGATTAGTTCTGATTGTTGGTATGGTGTGGTTCTACTTCAAGTACAAGAACTTCGACAAGGCGAATAAGTCCATGGATAGATCAAAATGGACATTGATGTCGTTCCACAAACTGGAATTCAGTGAGAATGAGATATTGGATGTTTTAGATGAGGATAATGTGATTGGAAGCGGGGCGTCTGGTAAGGTATACAAGGTTGTATTGAGCAACGGTGAGGCCGTTGCTGTGAAGAAGCTCTGGGGGCGCCCCAAGTCAGCTGAGGATAGTGTTGATTTGGAAAAGGGCAATGGTGGTTTTGAAGCTGAGGTTGAGACGTTGGGGAAGATTAGGCATAAGAATATAGTGAAGTTGTGGTGTTGCTGCAGCACTAGGGATTGCAAGCTTTTGGTTTATGAGTACATGCCTAATGGCAGCCTTGGTGATCTGCTTCACAGCACGAAAGGGGGTTTGTTGGATTGGCCGATTAGGTTTAAGATCGCGTTGGATGCTGCTGATGGCCTCTCCTACTTGCACCATGACTGTGCTCCCGCGATTGTTCATAGGGACATCAAGTCGAATAATATATTGCTGGATTCGGAGTTTGGGGCTCGGGTTGCGGATTTTGGTGTTGCTAAGATAGTTGATGCTAATGCCAAGGGGAGTCACTCTATGTCTGTCATTGCAGGGTCTTGTGGCTACATTGCTCCAGGTTAGTTGGTCAGCTAGTTAGTTAGTTCCTCAATTTTGTTGATGGGATAATATCATAGTTTTGATGTAGAATATGTGAATATTGAAGTGACATTTCATTTCAGAATACGGTTACACGCTTCGTGTGAATGAGAAGAGCGACACGTACAGCTTcggggtggtgattctggagcTGGTGACAGGGAAGCATCCCGTGGATCCAGAGTTTGGGGAGAAGGACTTGGTGAAATGGGTGTGCACCACGGTGGACCAGAAGGGCGTGGAGCACGTGATCGACCCCAGGCTCGATTCGTGCTTCAAGGATGAGATATGCGCAGTCCTTAACATAGGACTCCTCTGCACCTCTCCACTCCCCATCAACCGACCTTCCATGAGACGCGTGGTCACCATGATGCAAGCCATTGCCAACGGCACCCACCACAACGCCCGCGGGAAGGACGGAAAGCTGACGCCTTATTACTATCAAGACGCCTCCGATCAACCCACTTGAGGGGTGTGAAATAGTGAAAAATTGTTACTCCACATATTAGGTGAGGGATGTCTGCCAAAATGTAAATGAATCAACCACCAGAGGTTTTGTTACTCTGTTTGGAGATATTCTTACATTTATACCTTGTCTCATTTATGCACCTAACATGTTCACTTGCATCAATTGGGAATCTTGTTACAAAATTGATTTAGTCGTTGAATGATAAATTTTTACCTTAAATGGTAATGCACTAAAAAGGGGCCCAGTGCAAAACTCATCTT
This region includes:
- the LOC121743162 gene encoding receptor-like protein kinase HSL1 → MLHHRLLCLLLLTLTSSPLILSLNQEGVFLQQAKLGFDDPNSVLATWNPSDANPCKWTGVVCDPATHSVVSLDLSSSNLSGPFPSILCRLKNLISISFYDNFVNSTLRPDDVVSCQSLEHLDLAQNYLTGHLPATLPDLPNLKYLDLTGNNFSGVIPDRFGTFQKLEVLALVENLLDGTIPPFLGNVSTLKQLNLSYNPFSPGRIPPELGNLTNLEVLWLTETNLVGEIPESIGRLSRLTDLDLAYNSLSGAIPSSLTELTSLVQLELYNNSLTGELPSSGWSNMTSLRRIDASMNDLSGSIPAELCELPLESLNLYENNLRGEVPEGIADSPNLYELRLFQNHLSGRLPPNLGKLSPLKWIDVSTNKISGPLPENLCLNGALEELLLIENSISGELPASLGECRSLLRLRLGHNSFSGEVPERLWGLPHVSLLELAGNSFTGGIAKTIAGASNLSQLILSGNYFSGSLPAEIGLLDGLLELSINDNKLSGSLPSSVVNLGQLVKLDIHNNGLSGEIPSGIQSLKRLNELNLANNGFSGNIPNEIGDLSVLNYLDFSGNKFSGEIPVGLQNLKLNLLDLSNNRLSGDIPAMYAKEVYKDSFLGNPGLCGDIDGLCNGKGGIQEMGYVWLLRSIFIVAGLVLIVGMVWFYFKYKNFDKANKSMDRSKWTLMSFHKLEFSENEILDVLDEDNVIGSGASGKVYKVVLSNGEAVAVKKLWGRPKSAEDSVDLEKGNGGFEAEVETLGKIRHKNIVKLWCCCSTRDCKLLVYEYMPNGSLGDLLHSTKGGLLDWPIRFKIALDAADGLSYLHHDCAPAIVHRDIKSNNILLDSEFGARVADFGVAKIVDANAKGSHSMSVIAGSCGYIAPEYGYTLRVNEKSDTYSFGVVILELVTGKHPVDPEFGEKDLVKWVCTTVDQKGVEHVIDPRLDSCFKDEICAVLNIGLLCTSPLPINRPSMRRVVTMMQAIANGTHHNARGKDGKLTPYYYQDASDQPT